tgtacgaatatttaaaatcataaatgggtatatatatagttcatataaaaaaaatttgcaccaacaaaaaatACCCGTATTCGGTTCTGAGATTTCCTACCTTTCTAGTTTTGTAGTCAATATATATCCAGCTGAATTTGTACCAGTCAGCAGTGATTgcaatgactgcatgcattcTTCACTTTATCTAGTGGTAGCAAGTCTTctcctgcatgtgcatggtgaTGAACCATGAGGTCACAACTTGTCATTTAAAATATACAAACCTGCATGTATCGTCTGTAGCTGTGAATACAGAGAGATCAGCCTCGCTGTGAGCCACATCCGCTAggtcctgcatgcatgggaacaAATAATGTGTAAATTAAGACACATAAACCACAAAAAACGAACTATATATACGAGAAAATGAATTCTATATACTCACCATGCAGAGAAATTCTCCCAGCGAAGACGCTGTACTTGTTGACTGCAGACAACTGTAAGTTCCTTCAGTCTCACTCCTCCACAACTCAAGGGcctggaccacctcctgtcTGGAACTTACCGACTGAATGTTGACATTAGAAGGTCGAGAGAATGGCTAAGGATTACTCTGAACCGGCATGCAACTGTTTCAAGCAACTCGATCCACATCTTCATTCCTGTCAAAGGGTCTCTCTCTATGGAGTGCACGAATATCCATACACTCCTGGCCCTAATaattttatgcctcggtgcgcatgcgcaagcgaggtatacggtagtgtgtttgtgtgtctgtgggtTGTTTCTTCATGTAAGCCTCACGAAaggtgctgactcagcatgcTTACTGTGTGAAAATGTATGGACATGCGCGTATCTATTAGTAGTGTGAGGTGTAGTGTATTTGCATTCAGTTGCGTGCATGGTCGCTGTTGGAACTAGCACTGATGGAACTTCTGTATGGTACTGATCGTTTATTTCACTTGTAGTCTCAGTATTACAATGTTTTCTGTTTTCGTATAATTAGAATCACAAAATGATAAAATGTGTTGAAGTGAATTTAATGATGAGTTGTTGCAAAGTGTGAAACTAACTAACTAGCCTTATTAATACAAGAGAGTCGGACCTACTAACATTTGGTCCTTCGAGCAGGATAGTTGTCGTCGAAATCATGGAGCTTGTCCTGCTCTCTATTTGGAAACGTGGACTGTTGGCTTGTTGACCACGTGTTCACTTGATCGCACGTGCAAACTCAGTACTCAACCCGGATTCTCTCGTTTGTAAAAATTCGTTTACTCATCCTGGATCTCTCTCATACGTCGATCATTTACTCATCCTGGAAACTCATCTTACTCATCCTGGATCTCTGTCTGAATTATTCGTGCAATTCTACGCAACGTTACTAATCAGTATAAATCGTTTATTCGTAATTGCACGTACAATTCAACTCTCCAAAATCGAGTCGTGCAATTCTACTCTACTCAACCGATTTCGTTGTCATAATCGCACATAGTAATGTCTGAGGCTGATCGACGTGCGTTCTCCTCACATAAGAAGAAGCGAGGCACAACTCGAGCCTCCATCACCCGAATTAATACACGATTGCGGGAACTAGAAGATGCCCCTGAATGCCCCTGATTTGCCTGCTACTATTAGCCATGCACAACGACTTATTGCAAAGCTTAAAACACTAAGTGAAGAGTTTAAAGTGCACCACTTCGCTGTAATTGACTTTATTGATGATGAAGATGAAGAAGAACTGGCTAGTCAGCAATTGATGTTGGACACCTTAGACGATGATGTTGCTCAGATAACTGCTAGACTGGAAGAGCTTGCTGCCAGGCGACCCCCAGCAGTTGACAAAGTAGCAAACGTGACCTTCAAGCGTTTAAAATACCTAGAGCGAGCATTTGCTATTGTTTCAGAGAATCTCTCCTCACTTGATACTGGAGACAACACGTGTCTACTTCAACAACACCAAGAACACTTACAAGACTTGAAGAAAGAATTGTCTGACGTTCATCAGGAGTATATGTCAGCTGACCATGAAGATACTGGAGAGTTTGATAGCATGTTGGACATGTTAAAAGGAGCACACTTCACTCTCTCTCTACAGGTTCGGAAGCTGCTCAGATCTGTAGACTCAGCTACACCTCCACCACTTATAGATACTTCGAAACCGGTGAAACTACCAAACCGGTGAAACTACCAACGTTAGAAATCCCCACGTTTGATGGTAGTATTCTCAATTGGACAACGTTTTGGGAACAGTTTGATATCTCCATCCATTCCCGTTTTGACCTAGCTACAGCCGAGAAGCTTGCATATTTGAGAGATGCTCTCAAGAATGGAAATGCGAAAGCTTCGATTGAAGGACTCAGTAGATCTGGAGAACAATACGAGGAAGCAATCGCTTGTCTAAAGGACAGGTACGATAGACCTAGACTTATCCATCAAGCACACGTACGAAAGATTGTTGAAATCCCCTCACTCAAGGATGGCAATGGGAAAGAGCTTCGTCGACTCCATGATACTGCTCAGCAACACTTGAGAGCACTAAAGGCACTTGGACATGAGCCTGACCCAGCATTCATCACTTCTATGATTGAACTCAAACTTGATGGCCAAACCATGTTCGAATGGCAGCGTCATAGTCAAGAATCCACTGATGTACCACCGTACAAAGACTTGTTGGCCTTTATCAATCTACGTGCACAAGCGTCAGAGAGCTC
The Halichondria panicea unplaced genomic scaffold, odHalPani1.1 SCAFFOLD_46, whole genome shotgun sequence genome window above contains:
- the LOC135351989 gene encoding uncharacterized protein LOC135351989, with the translated sequence MPLNAPDLPATISHAQRLIAKLKTLSEEFKVHHFAVIDFIDDEDEEELASQQLMLDTLDDDVAQITARLEELAARRPPAVDKVANVTFKRLKYLERAFAIVSENLSSLDTGDNTCLLQQHQEHLQDLKKELSDHVGHVKRSTLHSLSTGSEAAQICRLSYTSTTYRYFETGETTKPVKLPTLEIPTFDGSILNWTTFWEQFDISIHSRFDLATAEKLAYLRDALKNGNAKASIEGLSRSGEQYEEAIACLKDRYDRPRLIHQAHVRKIVEIPSLKDGNGKELRRLHDTAQQHLRALKALGHEPDPAFITSMIELKLDGQTMFEWQRHSQESTDVPPYKDLLAFINLRAQASESSSDLVKKTPRSEPYTRKYANPPRHVASHSASLNNDCVVCKEKHPLYLCTKFKSMTHDEKRVILKSNCLCMNCMRSGHFVKNCKSLHKCHVCQKPHHTLLHVEKTDSPSDSLNVSSNTVMKIRANALLMTCYVKVKSPEGSVITARALLDSASSASFVTERLARALNLPHISGVTGITTTSPLKSVASFSIITTSPPGETIDVVAIVSPIVTCDLPLSPGTTCLTFP